One genomic window of Niveibacterium sp. SC-1 includes the following:
- the nifE gene encoding nitrogenase iron-molybdenum cofactor biosynthesis protein NifE, with protein MSAKIQDVFEEPACEHNQQKSAKEKKKGCTKQLSPGAAAGGCAFDGAKIALQPIVDVAHLVHGPIACEGNSWDNRNSTSSGSTLYRTGFTTDINELDVIYGGEKRLFKSIREIIEKYDPPAVFVYQTCVTALIGDDIEAVCKKASEKFGKPVIPVNAPGFVGPKNLGNKLGAEALLDYVIGTEEPDFVTPYDINIIGEYNLSGELWQVRPLLDALGIRILSCISGDGRYREVAYSHRARAAMMVCSKSMINIARKMEERYDIPFFEGSFYGIGDMSDTLRQIARLLVERGAPDDLLGRTEALIAIEEGRAWERIASYRSRLEGKKVLLITGGVKSWSVVSALQEAGLEVVGTSVKKSTKEDKEKIKEIMGLTEQDSAHMIDDMTPREMYAMLKEARADIMLSGGRSQFIALKAKMPWLDINQERHHAYAGYEGMVGLVREIDKALHNPVWEQVRRPAPWETAACTGAA; from the coding sequence GTGTCGGCGAAGATTCAGGATGTGTTCGAGGAACCCGCGTGCGAGCACAACCAGCAGAAGTCCGCGAAGGAAAAGAAGAAGGGCTGTACCAAGCAGCTCTCGCCGGGTGCCGCCGCCGGCGGCTGTGCTTTTGACGGCGCGAAGATCGCGCTGCAGCCCATCGTCGATGTCGCGCATCTGGTGCACGGGCCGATCGCCTGCGAGGGCAACTCCTGGGACAACCGGAATTCGACATCGAGCGGCAGCACGCTCTATCGCACCGGCTTTACCACCGACATCAACGAGCTCGACGTCATCTATGGCGGCGAGAAGCGGCTCTTCAAATCGATCCGCGAGATCATCGAGAAGTACGATCCGCCCGCGGTCTTCGTCTACCAGACTTGCGTTACCGCACTGATCGGCGACGACATCGAGGCGGTCTGCAAGAAGGCGAGCGAGAAGTTCGGCAAGCCGGTGATCCCGGTGAACGCGCCGGGCTTCGTCGGACCGAAAAACCTCGGCAACAAGCTCGGCGCCGAGGCGCTCCTCGACTATGTGATCGGCACCGAAGAGCCGGACTTCGTCACGCCCTACGACATCAACATCATCGGCGAGTACAACCTCTCGGGCGAGCTGTGGCAAGTAAGGCCGCTGCTCGATGCCCTGGGCATCCGCATCCTCTCCTGCATCTCCGGAGACGGGCGCTACAGGGAGGTGGCGTACAGCCATCGGGCGCGCGCGGCGATGATGGTGTGCTCGAAGTCGATGATCAACATCGCGCGCAAGATGGAAGAGCGCTATGACATCCCGTTCTTCGAGGGCTCTTTCTACGGCATCGGCGACATGAGCGACACGCTGCGCCAGATCGCGCGCCTGCTCGTCGAACGCGGCGCGCCGGATGATTTGCTCGGACGCACCGAGGCCTTGATCGCGATCGAGGAAGGGCGCGCCTGGGAACGCATCGCTTCCTACCGCTCGCGCCTCGAAGGCAAGAAGGTGTTGCTCATCACCGGCGGCGTGAAGAGCTGGTCGGTGGTCTCCGCGCTGCAGGAAGCGGGGCTCGAAGTGGTCGGCACCAGCGTCAAGAAGTCGACCAAGGAGGACAAGGAGAAGATCAAGGAGATCATGGGCCTCACTGAGCAAGACAGCGCCCACATGATCGACGACATGACTCCGCGCGAGATGTACGCGATGTTGAAGGAGGCGCGCGCCGACATCATGCTCTCCGGTGGTCGCAGCCAGTTCATCGCGCTCAAGGCCAAGATGCCCTGGCTGGACATCAACCAGGAACGGCACCACGCCTATGCCGGCTACGAAGGCATGGTTGGTCTCGTGCGTGAGATCGACAAGGCACTGCACAACCCGGTGTGGGAGCAGGTGCGCCGCCCGGCGCCCTGGGAAACCGCTGCATGCACGGGAGCCGCGTGA
- a CDS encoding response regulator, which translates to MQIGVDSSRSVENRRVFVIDPDEIVSAGLQFMLADELETHVFFASAAAIGQATRTPPELIIIGSDLLAVEGAGITKTLRERLPAARLLVVCFDAEEALVKAALALGANGTLLRPLRLEAVRRKVDLQLGRRAALKIPVVVR; encoded by the coding sequence ATGCAGATCGGCGTAGACAGTTCGCGTTCCGTCGAGAACCGGCGCGTCTTTGTGATCGATCCAGACGAGATCGTCAGCGCAGGCCTGCAGTTCATGCTGGCCGACGAGCTGGAGACTCATGTGTTTTTCGCCTCGGCTGCGGCCATCGGCCAGGCAACCAGAACGCCCCCGGAGCTCATCATCATCGGTAGTGATCTGCTAGCCGTGGAAGGCGCCGGGATCACGAAAACCCTGCGCGAGCGTTTGCCCGCCGCGCGCCTGCTGGTCGTCTGCTTCGACGCGGAAGAAGCACTGGTAAAAGCAGCCCTGGCCCTCGGCGCCAACGGCACCCTGCTCCGCCCGCTCCGACTTGAGGCCGTCCGGCGCAAGGTCGACCTCCAGCTCGGTCGACGCGCCGCGCTGAAAATTCCCGTCGTGGTCCGCTGA
- a CDS encoding beta-propeller fold lactonase family protein, with protein sequence MLLALAGCGGHDDPSTPPSVTAPTPTPGPETPTPEPSPSSYNIAGTVSGLDGRGLVLQNNAGDDLAISADGSFTFATPVQVGAAYSVTVKTQPQLVSQTCTVSNGSGTVAAAVANITVSCTSPSARFAYVTNRGGNSVSAYAVDAVTGALTQIGTPVAAGTNPMGLAIGSSGQFAYAANQSSYNVSAYSIDAVTGALTPLAGAPFAAGGTPFSITVSPNGQFAYAVDPIFQTITAYRVDALTGALTSIAGSPFATGSESYDVAIDPSGKFAYVANLADETVSGYAIDATTGALSAVPGSPFSNALGRHTSVTIDPTGRFLYTADNTTYTVSAYRIDRVTGALAAVPGSPFAAGRNPLVVAADPRGKFLYVTNGGDNTVSAYRIDDTSGALVAVAGSPFATGSGPYGVTIDPSGKFAYVVSLTANNVGAYRIDPATGALTALASYGTGSSPRRIAFTAR encoded by the coding sequence ATGCTGCTGGCCCTGGCCGGCTGTGGCGGTCATGATGACCCGTCGACGCCCCCATCGGTGACCGCGCCGACGCCGACGCCTGGCCCGGAAACGCCGACGCCAGAGCCCTCCCCGAGTAGCTACAACATCGCGGGCACGGTCTCCGGGCTTGATGGCAGGGGTCTGGTCTTGCAGAACAACGCCGGCGACGATCTGGCCATTTCGGCCGACGGCAGTTTCACGTTCGCAACGCCGGTCCAGGTCGGCGCGGCCTATTCGGTGACGGTCAAGACGCAGCCGCAACTGGTGTCGCAGACGTGCACGGTCAGCAACGGCAGCGGCACCGTCGCCGCCGCGGTCGCGAACATCACCGTCAGTTGCACCTCGCCATCGGCGCGGTTCGCCTACGTTACCAATCGAGGCGGCAACTCGGTGTCGGCCTATGCCGTTGACGCAGTGACCGGCGCCTTGACGCAGATCGGTACGCCGGTGGCGGCCGGTACGAATCCGATGGGGCTCGCCATCGGCAGCAGCGGCCAGTTCGCCTACGCTGCGAATCAGAGTAGCTACAACGTATCCGCTTACTCGATCGACGCCGTGACCGGCGCGCTGACCCCTCTCGCTGGAGCGCCGTTTGCGGCCGGCGGCACTCCCTTCTCGATTACGGTGAGTCCGAACGGCCAGTTCGCCTACGCAGTCGACCCGATCTTCCAGACGATCACGGCCTACCGGGTTGATGCCCTGACCGGCGCGCTGACTTCCATCGCCGGCTCGCCGTTCGCCACCGGGTCCGAGTCGTACGATGTCGCGATCGATCCGAGCGGCAAGTTCGCCTATGTGGCCAACCTCGCCGACGAGACGGTGTCGGGATACGCGATCGATGCAACGACCGGTGCGCTCAGCGCCGTGCCAGGCTCACCGTTCTCCAATGCTCTGGGCCGTCACACGAGTGTCACCATCGACCCGACCGGCCGTTTCCTTTACACGGCCGACAACACGACCTATACGGTTTCGGCCTACAGGATTGACCGCGTGACCGGCGCGCTGGCCGCCGTTCCCGGTTCGCCGTTTGCCGCCGGCCGCAATCCGCTGGTCGTCGCAGCCGACCCGAGGGGTAAATTCCTTTACGTGACGAATGGCGGCGACAACACCGTCTCGGCCTACCGGATCGACGATACAAGCGGTGCGCTCGTCGCGGTGGCCGGCTCGCCGTTCGCCACCGGGTCTGGCCCGTACGGTGTCACGATCGATCCGAGCGGCAAGTTCGCCTATGTGGTCAGCCTGACGGCAAACAACGTCGGGGCTTACCGCATTGATCCGGCGACTGGCGCGTTGACCGCCCTCGCGTCCTATGGCACCGGATCGTCTCCGCGGCGGATTGCCTTCACCGCGCGCTGA
- a CDS encoding YkgJ family cysteine cluster protein: protein MSVQPLRFFQARHAEFSALLAAPEEGGGLLASLLSVAFRHFEDRAREQCRGAEPIDCRKGCAICCTLRVTATAPEVLHVARHLREDSSAEVCVRLVRRLLAADGLTRDLDEQGRVELRHRCPFIEQGACVIYAVRPLACRGHASHSRRACLQAAAGRSASVPYSVAHRDARSLVQNALQSALRDCGLGWVSYELNHALRIALSLPEAEGCYLRGEDLFADAAVHEVPAEEMADGFELIKRIWVGSFAAG, encoded by the coding sequence ATGTCCGTTCAGCCCCTTCGCTTCTTCCAGGCTCGCCACGCTGAGTTCAGCGCACTGCTGGCCGCACCGGAGGAGGGAGGGGGCTTGTTGGCTTCTCTACTCTCCGTGGCCTTTCGCCACTTCGAGGACCGGGCAAGGGAGCAATGCAGGGGCGCAGAACCTATCGATTGCCGCAAGGGTTGCGCGATCTGCTGCACGCTGCGTGTCACGGCTACGGCGCCCGAGGTGCTGCATGTGGCGCGGCATCTGCGCGAGGACAGCAGTGCCGAAGTCTGCGTCCGGCTCGTCAGGCGACTGCTGGCGGCCGATGGATTGACGCGTGACCTCGATGAGCAGGGGCGTGTCGAGCTGCGCCATCGCTGCCCCTTCATCGAGCAGGGTGCCTGTGTTATCTACGCCGTGCGACCGCTGGCCTGCCGTGGGCACGCCTCGCACTCCCGCCGCGCGTGCCTCCAGGCCGCCGCCGGTCGCAGCGCAAGCGTCCCGTACTCCGTGGCACACCGCGACGCGCGCAGCCTGGTGCAGAACGCGCTGCAATCCGCGCTGCGCGACTGTGGTCTCGGCTGGGTCAGCTACGAACTCAACCACGCCCTGCGCATCGCGTTGTCATTGCCGGAAGCCGAGGGGTGCTACCTGCGTGGTGAGGATCTGTTCGCCGATGCTGCCGTGCATGAGGTCCCGGCAGAAGAAATGGCAGATGGCTTCGAACTGATCAAACGGATCTGGGTGGGTTCTTTCGCCGCGGGCTGA
- the nifK gene encoding nitrogenase molybdenum-iron protein subunit beta: protein MPQSASKVIDHEHLFREPEYQDMLANKKKDFEYNHSDAKVQEIIQWTKTEEYKEKNFARQNLTVNPAKACQPLGAVFVANGFHKTLSFVHGSQGCVAYYRSHFSRHFKEPTSCVSSSMTEDAAVFGGLNNMIDGLANTYNLYKPEMIAVSTTCMAEVIGDDLNAFIKTAKEKGSVPSEFDVPFAHTPAFVGSHITGYDNALLGVLKHFWDGKADTTAKLERVADESINFIGGFDGFVVGNMKEIKRILDLFEVDYNVLCDPSGSWNTPTDGEFRMYEGGTTKETVEKAINAKATIVFQEFCCEKTAKFIEEHGQEVVRLNSPIGVAGTDRFLQAISRLTGKPIPAQLERERGLLVDAMADSQSHLHGKRFALYGDPDFLLGMTGFLLELGAEPAHVLSTNGDSVWAEKTQALFDASPFGAGCKTYPKRDLWHMRSLLYTEPVDFLIGNTYGKYLERDTGTPLIRMVFPIFDRHHYHVRPIWGYEGAMRVLVDLLDEYFETLDANTIVPGKTDYSYDIIR from the coding sequence ATGCCTCAATCTGCAAGCAAGGTCATCGACCACGAACACCTGTTCCGCGAGCCCGAATACCAGGACATGCTCGCGAACAAGAAGAAGGACTTCGAATACAACCACTCCGATGCGAAGGTCCAGGAAATCATCCAATGGACCAAGACCGAGGAGTACAAGGAAAAGAACTTCGCGCGCCAGAATCTCACCGTCAATCCGGCCAAAGCCTGCCAGCCGCTCGGCGCGGTGTTCGTCGCCAATGGGTTTCACAAAACCTTGTCCTTCGTGCATGGCTCGCAGGGTTGCGTGGCCTACTACCGCTCGCATTTCTCGCGCCACTTCAAGGAGCCGACCTCCTGCGTCAGCTCCTCGATGACCGAGGACGCCGCGGTGTTCGGCGGTCTCAACAACATGATCGACGGCCTGGCGAACACCTACAACCTGTACAAGCCCGAGATGATCGCAGTGTCGACCACCTGCATGGCCGAGGTGATCGGTGACGATCTCAACGCCTTCATCAAGACCGCGAAGGAAAAGGGCAGCGTGCCGTCCGAGTTCGACGTGCCCTTCGCGCACACCCCGGCCTTCGTCGGCAGCCACATCACCGGCTACGACAACGCGCTGTTGGGCGTGCTCAAGCACTTCTGGGACGGCAAGGCCGACACCACGGCCAAGCTGGAGCGCGTGGCCGACGAATCCATCAACTTCATCGGTGGCTTCGACGGTTTCGTGGTCGGCAACATGAAGGAGATCAAACGCATCCTCGATCTCTTCGAGGTCGACTACAACGTCTTGTGCGATCCCTCCGGTTCCTGGAACACGCCCACCGATGGCGAATTCCGCATGTATGAAGGCGGTACCACCAAGGAGACCGTGGAGAAGGCGATCAATGCCAAGGCGACGATCGTCTTCCAGGAGTTCTGTTGCGAGAAGACCGCCAAGTTCATCGAGGAACACGGCCAGGAAGTCGTGCGCCTGAACAGCCCGATCGGTGTCGCCGGCACTGACCGCTTCCTGCAGGCAATCTCGCGCCTCACCGGCAAGCCGATTCCGGCCCAGCTCGAACGCGAGCGCGGTCTGCTCGTCGATGCGATGGCCGACTCGCAATCGCACCTGCACGGCAAACGCTTTGCGCTCTATGGCGACCCGGACTTCCTGCTTGGCATGACCGGCTTCCTGCTTGAGCTCGGCGCCGAGCCGGCCCACGTGCTCTCCACCAACGGCGACTCGGTCTGGGCCGAGAAGACCCAGGCGCTCTTCGATGCCTCGCCCTTCGGCGCCGGTTGCAAGACTTATCCGAAGCGCGACCTCTGGCATATGCGTTCGCTGCTCTACACCGAGCCGGTGGACTTCCTCATCGGAAACACCTACGGCAAGTACCTGGAGCGCGACACCGGAACACCGCTCATCCGCATGGTCTTCCCGATCTTCGACCGCCATCACTACCACGTGCGCCCGATCTGGGGCTACGAGGGCGCGATGCGGGTGCTGGTGGATCTGCTCGACGAGTACTTCGAGACGCTGGACGCCAACACCATCGTTCCCGGAAAGACCGACTACTCCTACGACATCATTCGCTAG
- the nifD gene encoding nitrogenase molybdenum-iron protein alpha chain — MSMTIEEKKAQNAALIEEVLKAYPEKTAKKRAKHLNVHEEGKPDCGVKSNIKSLPGVMTIRGCAYAGSKGVVWGPIKDMVHISHGPVGCGQYSWAARRNYYIGMTGVDTFVTMQFTSDFQEKDIVFGGDKKLEAIMDEIQQLFPLNKGITVQSECPIGLIGDDIEAVSKKKSKEYGGHTIVPVRCEGFRGVSQSLGHHIANDAVRDWVFDKTDPNKRPDFVATPYDVAIIGDYNIGGDAWSSRILLEEMGLRVIAQWSGDGTIAELENTPKAKLNVLHCYRSMNYISRHMEEKYGIPWVEYNFFGPSKIEASLREIASHFDDAIKAKTEEVIAKYKPLMQAVIDKYRPRLEGKKVMLFVGGLRPRHVIGAYEDLGMEVVGTGYEFGHNDDYQRTTHYVKDGTLIYDDVTGYEFEKFVEKVKPDLVGSGIKEKYVFQKMGVPFRQMHSWDYSGPYHGYDGFAIFARDMDMAINSPIWALSKAPWKE, encoded by the coding sequence ATGAGCATGACGATTGAAGAGAAGAAGGCGCAGAACGCGGCCCTTATCGAAGAGGTGCTGAAGGCCTATCCTGAAAAGACGGCCAAGAAGCGCGCCAAACACCTGAACGTGCATGAAGAAGGCAAGCCGGACTGCGGCGTGAAGTCGAACATCAAGTCCTTGCCTGGCGTGATGACGATTCGCGGCTGTGCCTACGCCGGCTCCAAGGGCGTGGTGTGGGGGCCGATCAAGGACATGGTGCATATCTCGCACGGTCCGGTGGGTTGCGGCCAGTACTCCTGGGCGGCGCGCCGAAACTACTACATCGGGATGACCGGCGTGGACACCTTCGTGACCATGCAATTCACCTCTGACTTCCAGGAGAAGGACATCGTCTTCGGCGGCGACAAGAAGCTCGAAGCGATCATGGACGAGATCCAGCAACTCTTCCCGCTCAACAAGGGCATCACGGTGCAGTCCGAGTGCCCGATCGGGCTGATCGGCGACGACATCGAGGCGGTGTCGAAGAAGAAGAGCAAGGAATACGGCGGCCACACGATCGTGCCGGTGCGCTGCGAAGGTTTCCGCGGCGTGTCGCAATCGCTGGGCCACCACATCGCCAACGACGCGGTGCGGGACTGGGTCTTCGACAAGACCGACCCCAACAAGCGCCCGGACTTCGTCGCCACGCCCTACGACGTGGCGATCATCGGCGACTACAACATCGGGGGTGACGCCTGGTCTTCGCGCATCCTGCTCGAAGAGATGGGCCTGCGCGTGATCGCCCAATGGTCCGGCGACGGCACCATCGCCGAGCTGGAGAACACGCCCAAGGCCAAGCTCAACGTGCTGCACTGCTACCGCTCGATGAACTACATCAGCCGGCACATGGAAGAGAAGTACGGCATTCCCTGGGTGGAATACAACTTCTTCGGCCCCTCCAAGATCGAAGCAAGCCTGCGCGAGATCGCCTCGCACTTCGACGACGCCATCAAGGCGAAGACCGAAGAAGTGATCGCCAAGTACAAGCCGCTGATGCAGGCGGTGATCGACAAGTACCGCCCACGGCTCGAAGGCAAGAAGGTGATGCTCTTCGTCGGCGGCCTGCGTCCGCGCCATGTGATTGGCGCCTATGAGGACCTGGGCATGGAAGTGGTCGGTACCGGCTACGAGTTTGGCCACAACGACGACTACCAGCGCACCACGCACTACGTGAAGGACGGCACGCTGATCTACGACGACGTGACCGGCTACGAGTTCGAGAAGTTCGTCGAGAAGGTCAAGCCGGATCTGGTCGGCTCGGGCATCAAGGAGAAGTACGTGTTCCAGAAGATGGGCGTGCCCTTCCGCCAGATGCACAGCTGGGACTACTCGGGCCCGTACCACGGCTACGACGGTTTCGCGATCTTCGCGCGCGACATGGACATGGCGATCAACTCGCCGATCTGGGCCCTCTCGAAGGCCCCGTGGAAAGAGTGA
- the nifH gene encoding nitrogenase iron protein yields the protein MSDLRQIAFYGKGGIGKSTTSQNTLAALAQMGQKILIVGCDPKADSTRLILHAKAQDTILSLAAEAGSVEDLELEDVMKVGYRDIRCVESGGPEPGVGCAGRGVITSINFLEENGAYDGVDYVSYDVLGDVVCGGFAMPIRENKAQEIYIVMSGEMMAMYAANNISKGILKYANSGGVRLGGLVCNERQTDKELELAESLAKMLGTRLIHFVPRDNIVQHAELRRMTVLEYAPDSKQAGEYRQLAEKVHANKGNGTIPTPITMDQLEDLLMEHGIMQQVDESQVGKTAAAA from the coding sequence ATGTCAGACCTTCGTCAGATCGCCTTCTACGGGAAGGGCGGCATCGGCAAGTCCACCACGTCCCAGAACACCCTCGCCGCGCTGGCCCAGATGGGTCAGAAAATCCTCATCGTCGGTTGCGATCCCAAGGCCGACTCCACCCGCTTGATCCTGCACGCCAAGGCGCAGGACACCATCCTGTCGCTGGCCGCCGAGGCCGGTTCCGTGGAAGACCTGGAACTGGAAGACGTCATGAAGGTGGGCTATCGCGACATCCGCTGCGTCGAATCCGGTGGTCCGGAACCCGGCGTGGGTTGCGCCGGCCGTGGTGTGATCACCTCGATCAACTTCCTCGAAGAGAACGGCGCCTACGACGGCGTGGACTACGTTTCCTACGACGTGCTGGGTGACGTGGTGTGCGGTGGCTTCGCGATGCCGATCCGCGAAAACAAAGCGCAGGAAATCTACATCGTCATGTCCGGCGAGATGATGGCCATGTACGCCGCCAACAACATCTCGAAGGGCATTCTGAAGTACGCCAATTCGGGTGGCGTGCGCCTGGGGGGCTTGGTGTGCAACGAGCGCCAGACCGACAAGGAGCTGGAACTGGCCGAATCGCTGGCCAAGATGCTTGGCACCCGGCTGATCCACTTTGTGCCGCGCGACAACATCGTGCAACACGCTGAGCTGCGCCGCATGACCGTGCTCGAGTACGCGCCGGACTCCAAGCAAGCGGGCGAGTATCGCCAGCTCGCCGAAAAGGTCCATGCCAACAAGGGCAACGGCACCATCCCGACGCCGATCACCATGGATCAGCTGGAAGACCTGCTGATGGAGCACGGGATCATGCAACAGGTCGATGAATCTCAAGTGGGCAAGACCGCCGCTGCCGCCTGA
- a CDS encoding group II truncated hemoglobin, which yields MEIASPIATSDARAPAPSIASVPSGNPHFALLGGVEAITRLVERFYLHMDTLPEAAAIRAMHPANLGPVKEVLVRFLSEWMGGPPRYSTERGHPRLRQRHLPFPIGVAERDAWMLCMRLALQDIVSDAALAHQLENAFFKTADFIRNDKDHHHEHHR from the coding sequence ATGGAGATCGCATCGCCGATCGCAACATCGGACGCAAGAGCGCCCGCGCCATCGATTGCTTCGGTGCCGTCGGGAAACCCGCACTTCGCGCTACTGGGCGGCGTGGAGGCGATCACCCGTCTGGTCGAGCGCTTCTACCTGCACATGGACACCCTGCCCGAGGCCGCCGCGATCCGCGCAATGCATCCGGCCAACCTCGGTCCGGTCAAGGAAGTCCTGGTCCGTTTCCTGAGCGAGTGGATGGGCGGTCCGCCGCGCTACTCGACCGAACGTGGTCATCCGCGCCTACGACAACGGCATCTTCCCTTCCCCATCGGTGTCGCGGAACGCGACGCATGGATGCTCTGCATGCGGCTGGCCCTGCAGGACATCGTCAGCGACGCCGCCCTCGCACATCAGCTGGAAAACGCCTTCTTCAAGACCGCGGACTTCATCCGCAATGACAAGGATCATCACCATGAGCACCATCGATAA
- a CDS encoding NAD(+)--dinitrogen-reductase ADP-D-ribosyltransferase yields MVLHDDAVPREHQPSRWYSTNLVGVPAEILGSVAFNAYPQAMHVAGTREANAGLFRLLDAARDQADAADRFAHYMDAVFGLEKPDPGLPRPRERRFRASYLKLLQGWGFDANSPQGAVLKGWVESRFGLTPYFHKAPLERYPSPAWTNYLEEKFGSRFHNNCINMQLDVLYEFCQWSRARFGHPPSQTLWRGTNKLEEQILEGSLRDRRCTMRLNNLVSFSLSAERAGEFGDWVLKAEIPGSKMLFFPGLLNDAVLNAEGEVLVIGGAYVVEIRYG; encoded by the coding sequence ATGGTCCTCCACGACGACGCAGTGCCGCGTGAGCACCAGCCCAGCCGCTGGTACTCCACCAACCTGGTGGGAGTGCCGGCTGAGATTCTGGGCTCGGTGGCCTTCAACGCGTATCCGCAGGCCATGCACGTCGCAGGTACGCGCGAGGCCAACGCCGGGCTGTTCCGCCTGCTGGATGCGGCGCGCGACCAGGCGGATGCGGCGGATCGTTTTGCCCATTACATGGACGCCGTGTTCGGCCTGGAGAAACCGGACCCCGGTTTGCCGCGCCCGCGGGAACGCCGCTTCCGCGCGAGCTACCTCAAGCTCCTGCAGGGCTGGGGCTTTGATGCCAACAGTCCGCAAGGCGCCGTGCTCAAGGGCTGGGTGGAGAGCCGCTTTGGTCTGACACCCTACTTCCACAAGGCGCCGCTCGAACGCTATCCCTCGCCAGCCTGGACGAACTATCTCGAAGAGAAGTTCGGCAGTCGCTTCCACAACAACTGCATCAACATGCAGCTCGATGTGCTCTACGAGTTCTGCCAGTGGAGCCGTGCCCGCTTCGGCCATCCGCCATCGCAGACACTCTGGCGCGGCACCAACAAGCTTGAAGAACAGATTCTCGAAGGCAGCCTGCGCGACCGTCGCTGCACGATGCGACTCAATAACCTCGTCTCGTTCAGCCTCAGTGCCGAACGCGCTGGCGAGTTCGGCGACTGGGTACTGAAAGCCGAGATACCAGGCAGCAAAATGCTCTTCTTCCCGGGCCTGCTCAACGACGCAGTCCTCAACGCCGAGGGCGAAGTCCTGGTGATTGGCGGCGCCTATGTTGTCGAGATCCGCTATGGCTGA
- the draG gene encoding ADP-ribosyl-[dinitrogen reductase] hydrolase: protein MAEGTRDEPGFTADGRPVPTLLDRALGAYLGLAIGDALGATVEFMMPREIATNIGLHDTLSGGGWLRLKPGQVTDDTTMSLALGDAIVGARGWDLREVAEHYARWLRAMPVDCGHTCRRGIRRYLSDGSLQGAFHDGDAGNGAAMRNLPVVLAFHRDTELLERYSLEQGRITHHHPLSDQANLTLARMTACLLKGEPASVALQLAQDLVRREPRFAFEHYRGPATGYVVDTLRTVLFHFFDARDFEQTLIAVVNRGEDADTTGAIAGMLAGACYGQQALPRRWVRKLDPIIRHRIEVQVRQLLSLPTAMRSIRPGP, encoded by the coding sequence ATGGCTGAAGGCACGCGCGACGAGCCGGGTTTCACAGCCGACGGCCGCCCCGTTCCGACTCTGCTCGATCGCGCGCTCGGCGCCTATCTCGGACTCGCGATCGGTGACGCCCTGGGCGCCACCGTGGAATTCATGATGCCGCGCGAGATCGCGACCAACATCGGCCTGCATGACACCTTGAGTGGCGGCGGATGGCTGCGTCTGAAGCCCGGTCAGGTCACCGACGACACGACGATGAGTCTCGCCTTGGGAGACGCCATCGTCGGTGCGCGCGGCTGGGATCTGCGCGAGGTCGCCGAACACTACGCCCGCTGGCTGCGTGCGATGCCGGTCGACTGCGGCCACACCTGCCGCCGCGGCATCCGCCGCTACCTCAGCGACGGCAGTCTCCAGGGCGCGTTCCATGATGGCGACGCGGGCAACGGCGCGGCCATGCGCAATCTGCCCGTCGTGCTGGCCTTCCATCGCGACACGGAGTTGCTCGAGCGCTACAGCCTGGAACAAGGTCGGATTACCCATCACCATCCGCTCTCCGACCAGGCCAACCTTACCCTCGCGCGCATGACGGCTTGCCTGCTGAAAGGCGAACCCGCGAGCGTGGCGCTGCAGCTCGCGCAAGACCTCGTGCGACGCGAGCCGCGCTTCGCCTTCGAACACTACCGCGGACCCGCTACCGGTTATGTGGTCGACACCCTGCGCACCGTGCTATTTCACTTCTTCGACGCCCGCGATTTTGAGCAGACGCTGATCGCCGTGGTGAATCGCGGCGAGGATGCCGATACCACCGGCGCGATCGCCGGCATGCTGGCCGGTGCCTGCTACGGGCAACAAGCACTACCGCGACGCTGGGTCCGCAAACTTGACCCCATCATCCGTCACCGTATCGAGGTCCAGGTCCGGCAACTGTTGTCGCTCCCGACAGCGATGCGATCGATCCGGCCCGGCCCTTGA